Below is a genomic region from Bacteroidota bacterium.
AGTTTACAGATGGAGAAATGATAAATTTGCAAAGGAGAAAAGCAAATGTCTGTAAACGAGAGAATAGTAAAGAGATATAGTGAGAGTTTTAAGCTTCAAGTGATAGAGGAAATAGAGCGGACGCACTGTTCAATCGATCGTATGCAGCGTAAGTACGGAATCACCGGTAACAATACTATAAAGCAATGGATCAAGAAATACGGAAGGACAAACCTGATGACAAAGAAGATACGAATAGAGACCCTGGAAGAAGCAGATCATATAAAGACACTCCAGAAGCGGATCAAGGAATTGGAGTCAGCGCTGGCCGATAGTATACTTCGTGAGCGAGCATATCGTGAAGTGGTGGCAGTAGCAAGTCAAGAGATCGGAATAGACTTAAAAAAAAAGTACAGCAAAAAGTCATAGATTTGTTAAATGAAAGGGAGAAA
It encodes:
- a CDS encoding transposase, whose translation is MSVNERIVKRYSESFKLQVIEEIERTHCSIDRMQRKYGITGNNTIKQWIKKYGRTNLMTKKIRIETLEEADHIKTLQKRIKELESALADSILRERAYREVVAVASQEIGIDLKKKYSKKS